gcacatagcgatatcattcgagatagtggttggctaagagaatgctatgcggtgaagttcatttttaagagtgtaagagaGAGGTTGGCGTacgccacaaagaggcgtacgcccccctttctcttccaatcagaagcgataaccctatcattcgcggcaacgGTTGGCACATAGTTGGCACGGTTGgcatgctatgaggtgaagtgctgtttttagagtgtaggattgGTCCATGGGTCGCCTGTTATCGGATTGCGGTCTTGAAAGCATGCTCTTCCTATGGCGCGTCGAGACTGGGGAGGTAGTGTGtggaggcggggtagttggtgtacattcatcgtgattaagcagcacaaagacgcggacaaagaaggaagacaggacgactgctacTACGACGGACGACGAGGTACACGTGTTTGCATTcctgtgccggctgtgctttctacactctaaaaacagaacttcaccgcattgcacgctgtgcgccaaccattgccaagaatgattgggttatcgcttctggttcgaatagagaggggggcgtacgcctctttgtagcAATTTccacatatccaaattgccacaaaaaggcgtacgcccacctgtCTCTTCAAATTAGAAGCGATAAatatcattcgtggcactgGTTGGCTCacagggtgctatgcggtgaagttctgtttttagggtttttcctgtgttttcctcagacgctttcataATCTCAAAGgacatcatttttaagagtgcacctctCTGAGACAGACAACGGTGAGCACcgttcatcaccaccaccaggttCCCGCTAGCTCAGAGACTTTCCGTaataccacactcttaaaaacaacttcaccgcatagcacgctccaagcacaccataatctcgaatgatatcgttatctgccctgatttgttgaaaacggaaggcgtacgtgctttttgtgactcttatgctgttcataatgtcacaaaaaaggcgtacgcctaccgttttcaacaaatcagggcagataacgatatcattcgagatggttggctaggagcgtgctatacggtgaagttcatttgtaagagtgcaggctccaacagctccccatacactcttaaaaatgaacttcaccgcatagcacgctcctagccaaccataatctcgagtgatatcgttatctgccctgatttgttgaaaacgggaggcgtacgccttttttgtgacacttatgctgttcataattgtcacagaaaaggcgtacgcctcccgttttcaacaaatcagggcagataaggatatcattcgagattatggttggctaggagcgtgctatgcggtgaagttcattattAAGAGTGTACAGCCCATTGTTTGAGATAATATGCTAGATGTCCAATATGCTAGATGTTATGCATAACCAATCAGGAGCTTCAATGTTCGGCTACCTTTTCGGCCGGTCTTGGCTATACCATCGAtttctactggatttcacaCCGGCACAGTTTCAGTAGTCAAAATAACTATATCCGTAACTACTATCCATATCCATCCATTTCCATATCGACTATCATATTTTTGGCtaaaacaaaacatttatttgacacaaatcaCTGATTCAaggatctgatacatgggtgcattGTGCGTACAAGCCCAATGCGTTGCGGATACACTGGAACGAAGTTGGAACTTGAAAACATTGTAGACTAATCGGAACGCGGCACAGTCTCGCTCAATGgacttgcaacatggtgtatggccGCAGTGGTACATACCATACAGCCGCTTCTCCGAAATACCACCACCACAGCAGCTTCCACTGGTACCTGAGATGGTACCGGGTAAGATTTTAAACTGCACGCTTTTCGTATTTTACAGTGGCCATACTATTActtaattttctttaaaaaattgtaTTTGGATATAGTTTGGATATTTCGTATTGTACTCAGTTACTGATGTGTCCGCTACGCAGTAATACACGTAAATGTTcaaattacagttaaagtccGGCGACGATGTGTTACATCAGTAAATACTgcctgagcagcagcagcattcgtcGATGCAGCGTTCCGCCACCATATTGGTGCGCAGCATTACTTACGGTTACTTACAGTAAGACTTTGACGTCAAAATACGCTCCATCCAATGTTTCATAGGCTCCACGACATCGGCAGAAGATCAGAGAGAGGCCAGGCCCTCCTGCCCTGTCCGTAGTTGTCACCGCCACCACGACACCACGCACAGCTCTTCCCTCCTCAATAACGAGACAAGCGGCGCTTCAGAGACAACATGCCAGCTCGTCTAATACCCGCTGTACCTATAGTACGATCAACTGCACTGTCCGCCTTCGCAACTCAATAACAACGCAACGCTCAGCAACTCAATACTACGCGTAACTCTCAATATCCAAAGCGTTACAGCAGCCGAcgtgaactgtgggagtttgtTGCAGCAGATTTAtctagacccccccccccttacagcCCCCTAACATTTCAGCTGTACACCCCCCACCCAACGCCCACCGCGAATGGCAGGGAATGCAGCGTATTTCCATTCGTCATCGCTTGTTGTGGCTGAGGTGACATGTAGGAAATTTACTCCCAAGCACGACACAGGCATCATATTGTGTAGAGTTCCTTTATAACGAAGTGAGCTATTACCAGAAGACACATTTGTGCGAGGGATTCATTGGCGAGTCCTTTGGGCAAGAAAAGGTTTCGCTGAAATGTTGTGAATTCATAAGAGGCACGTTGCATCTTTCATCCAAAGGCGGATGAGTTAGCGACCTCACTTCTGGGAATTCCTTTCCGCACCACACCAGACACCTGGAAATGTAGAAGATCTTGTCCTTCGTGAAATCCCTCACGTTCCCTAGAGTGACATGCGACTTTTCCGAAGCTTTTTTATATGCCCTCAACAGGGACGTAGTACCCATCGTGTCTGCTAGATACTCTATGTCATAATCTTCGTAAGCTCTAGCTTTCGGAGCATTCTCAATAGTCTCGTTGTGGCAACGAATGATCTTGTCGTATTCCgcaatactttttccggtaaaCCACGGTTTGAAATGCCCAGCACCGTCATAATTCCTGCCAAAAGTATCGTAGCCGTGCATTAGTTCATGTGTCACTACGCTGCCTAGGGCTCCATAGTTCACTTCTGGAGGAGCACCATACGAAAAGATAGGCGTGAACAATAGAGCGGCTGTAATGAATATGCGATTTAGCGTCGCTATGTAAGCACCATTGACGACGTGTGGAGGAAACGTGTATGGTGAATCCACGGAGGAGGAGTCGCTCAATATTCCATTCCAGTTCTGCTTTGTCCAAAACTTCCGAACCTGAATGTAGTTCTCAATGAAAGGTCCGTTTAGGTCAGGGAGATCTTTGAAGAACTCGTCTATTTTCAAGGCGGAGCTAAATTCCGGCAAGTAACCAATATGTTTTTTCACCACAGAAAGTTTCTTCAGAGCTCCAACGCGAGTTGTCTCGTCCAACCAATGTGAAGATTCGAAGGACTTCTTAATCTCGTCGACAATTGTCTGAATCATGTCCCTAGCGAGATACAGCCTCGAACTGTTCACTATGGGAAACAGGAAACCCGAACCTGCAGTATTCGGGAACATGTCCACAGTTCGGTCCAGGCACATAATAACATCCGGAACACTAGACCGATCGCGATACGATGGGTTGAACAAGGACTCTTGATAGAGGTAACGGGCAGTCCTCCATGCAAAGAATATCCTTAATTCATTTGCCGTTGCATTCCTGAATTTGCCGAATAAATTGTGGAAGAAATGAACATCGTTCACTGCCATACTGACTTTTACGTCTTTCGGAAGtctcgagtctgtattatcctCCAGGGCTTGATTCCATCGTTCTGACAAGGTCGTGTCGTTGTTTACCAAAAGGCCTAACTTCGAGAAGAGGAACATAAGCTTCTTTCTTCCTGAGGTTTCGTTGCCAGTGTACTGAACTTGCGACAGATAGGCTAAATTATTCTCCACTGCAATAATCTCATTTGCGAGATCGCGGAGGTCTATGGAAAGGATTGCCGATAAAATTTGCGTAATCGTCTCTTTCCTCGCCTCTCGGTCTTCGTGGACGGCGAATCTTATGTAGATATCTTGCCCCATGTATAGCACAACCTGTTCGCCTACCCAGCGGGCTTGTATTCTAAATATCAGGTCAATGTTGAAACAAAAACTGAATTTCACCATAGCATGCAGTAGGTCGAATTGCATGTCACTTGCAAAAgtcattccttgctgctttaaAAACTGTCGCATTGCTTCAGTCGTCCTAACGTTATCAACATTGATGCAGTCCTGGTAGAAGGCCGCTACTTTTTGATATCCCGTTTGCCCTCTTCTTGGGACCTTTACGTCTTGTAAATTCCTGGCCATATTTAAGGTGATGTTGCGCTGGATGACTTTCAAATTGAAATTCGTATTCACATCATACCAGTGAGATAAAGACCTCAGAGCTCCGTTACAGACGTAACTGTAAAAATTTTCGCAAGGATCTTTCCCTGTGTCCACGGACACGCCAATAAGCCAACGCATGTATTGACAATCTTCCGTATCACATTCTTTGTCAGTGAATGGATGTTGCGTGATGCGTGTTGACATTGTCGCCTCCGCCGTCGTCTGAGGTATCTCTGCCGTTGACGTCGTGAGCCAGTGAGGAGTGTCTTCATAGTCTTCATAACTGGCATCGGGAAATGGGTACTTGGGCGGAAGTTTGGGTATCCCGACAAACACAGGGGTGGAGGTGGTGATATCTTCGCCGTCCGGCGTGTGTCTCCATTCATGACGTGCAACCCAATATGCTGCTCCAAACGTCCCCAGAACAAGAGTCACAAGGAGTACCTTTCCCAGCAAGGCGTAAGAAGTTTCGTCCTCCACCTGAAATTAAGAAAAATATACTTTGTTCATCATAATATAATAAGCACCTGGCCTTTTCGGGTTGAATGTCTTTCCCACGTAAGGACCTGTTTCTGTAATTTCGCTGAACTCTGAGCTATTGAAAGATACGCGGTTACttttttattaatttattatttCCTCCATCCAAGAATGATTTGCTCGAGCACGCATTGCTTGCAAATAACAGAGTGCAATTACACCAGATGATGTGAAATCAAGTGCGACTGATAGTTTAGCGTGTCTGAGAAGACCGTGGATAATATGGTTCCTGCAGTACTGCGGCTACCGCACCGGATCAACTGGCGGGATTCTGAGCCATGCACGATATCATTCGTTCCGTTAAGTTATTTCATGGTGACAGAATCGACGCTCGGCTGACATTCGCTCTTATTGCTCTGAAGTGACATCTACACACCAACCATGCGTACAAGTTGCTATTCAATACAGAGAAGAGCAGTGCTGACTTGGTCTTCGCAGCAGTGTCATGCGACAAGACTGGCAGGTATGGCGAGTGTATGGCGAGCTCACGAAAAGTTAGCCAAAGTTAAAAACAGAATGGTGATGTAAGTGCTAGCAGATCAGATCAGTGACAGGGAACCAGATAACTAGGTTTATTCTACTCTCCCGCGCAGAGTGACAATAGGACCGTGCTCGACGCACCTAAGT
This portion of the Ornithodoros turicata isolate Travis chromosome 3, ASM3712646v1, whole genome shotgun sequence genome encodes:
- the LOC135388980 gene encoding endothelin-converting enzyme homolog isoform X2, with the translated sequence MQVVDFPDDSHTQYQEQWPGEQRTTEEEPTLVVDFPDDSHTQYQEQWPGEERTTEEEPTLVVDFPDDSHTQYQEQWPGEQRTSEEEPTLVEDETSYALLGKVLLVTLVLGTFGAAYWVARHEWRHTPDGEDITTSTPVFVGIPKLPPKYPFPDASYEDYEDTPHWLTTSTAEIPQTTAEATMSTRITQHPFTDKECDTEDCQYMRWLIGVSVDTGKDPCENFYSYVCNGALRSLSHWYDVNTNFNLKVIQRNITLNMARNLQDVKVPRRGQTGYQKVAAFYQDCINVDNVRTTEAMRQFLKQQGMTFASDMQFDLLHAMVKFSFCFNIDLIFRIQARWVGEQVVLYMGQDIYIRFAVHEDREARKETITQILSAILSIDLRDLANEIIAVENNLAYLSQVQYTGNETSGRKKLMFLFSKLGLLVNNDTTLSERWNQALEDNTDSRLPKDVKVSMAVNDVHFFHNLFGKFRNATANELRIFFAWRTARYLYQESLFNPSYRDRSSVPDVIMCLDRTVDMFPNTAGSGFLFPIVNSSRLYLARDMIQTIVDEIKKSFESSHWLDETTRVGALKKLSVVKKHIGYLPEFSSALKIDEFFKDLPDLNGPFIENYIQVRKFWTKQNWNGILSDSSSVDSPYTFPPHVVNGAYIATLNRIFITAALLFTPIFSYGAPPEVNYGALGSVVTHELMHGYDTFGRNYDGAGHFKPWFTGKSIAEYDKIIRCHNETIENAPKARAYEDYDIEYLADTMGTTSLLRAYKKASEKSHVTLGNVRDFTKDKIFYISRCLVWCGKEFPEVRSLTHPPLDERCNVPLMNSQHFSETFSCPKDSPMNPSHKCVFW
- the LOC135388980 gene encoding endothelin-converting enzyme homolog isoform X1; translated protein: MQVVDFPDDSHTQYQEQWPGEQRTTEEEPTLVPDLVRFMLPSFQFVPQRTVVDFPDDSHTQYQEQWPGEERTTEEEPTLVVDFPDDSHTQYQEQWPGEQRTSEEEPTLVEDETSYALLGKVLLVTLVLGTFGAAYWVARHEWRHTPDGEDITTSTPVFVGIPKLPPKYPFPDASYEDYEDTPHWLTTSTAEIPQTTAEATMSTRITQHPFTDKECDTEDCQYMRWLIGVSVDTGKDPCENFYSYVCNGALRSLSHWYDVNTNFNLKVIQRNITLNMARNLQDVKVPRRGQTGYQKVAAFYQDCINVDNVRTTEAMRQFLKQQGMTFASDMQFDLLHAMVKFSFCFNIDLIFRIQARWVGEQVVLYMGQDIYIRFAVHEDREARKETITQILSAILSIDLRDLANEIIAVENNLAYLSQVQYTGNETSGRKKLMFLFSKLGLLVNNDTTLSERWNQALEDNTDSRLPKDVKVSMAVNDVHFFHNLFGKFRNATANELRIFFAWRTARYLYQESLFNPSYRDRSSVPDVIMCLDRTVDMFPNTAGSGFLFPIVNSSRLYLARDMIQTIVDEIKKSFESSHWLDETTRVGALKKLSVVKKHIGYLPEFSSALKIDEFFKDLPDLNGPFIENYIQVRKFWTKQNWNGILSDSSSVDSPYTFPPHVVNGAYIATLNRIFITAALLFTPIFSYGAPPEVNYGALGSVVTHELMHGYDTFGRNYDGAGHFKPWFTGKSIAEYDKIIRCHNETIENAPKARAYEDYDIEYLADTMGTTSLLRAYKKASEKSHVTLGNVRDFTKDKIFYISRCLVWCGKEFPEVRSLTHPPLDERCNVPLMNSQHFSETFSCPKDSPMNPSHKCVFW